The Myxococcales bacterium genomic sequence TCTGAGTGGTCGTGGCGGCGTCCCGGCCCCCGGTATTGGCCTGATCCCGACTCTCGGTGTCAAGCTGCGGGTGGGTTACGCCGAATGCGGATGTGACCTCCGCGTCGCGACTTCCCCGTGCCCTCTCAAGCTCTCCGCTCGCCGACTCGTATGCGCCGCCTTTGCGCCGTGGCCCTCGCCGTGGCCCTGGCTGGTTTTGGGGCCTATGGCCCTGCGGCCCGGGCGGACGATCTTTGGGAGCCCGCGTTCGACCCGCGCTATGTCGTTTCGCCTCCGCTCGGCAAGGGCCCCGACGGCGAGGGGCGCGTTCTGCGAGTGAACCCGCGCTTTCGGACCCGGGCCGCTCCCGCCCCGCACAGCCCGCGGGTGCTCGGTGCCGAAGACGTCATGCGGGTGGGGGAAGTGGTGGTGGTCGCTGGGGATCCCGAGACCATCACCTCGAACAATGGCCAGCTCGGCGTGGACCCGGCGGCGCTGGGGAACGTCACGCAAAAGGCGCTGGCCTTTGCCGGCGATCACTACGAAATCGTCACCGTCTGGCAGACCTTCGTGGATCGGGGCACGGACGCCTTGGCGTACGCCCTGAACGTGAAGAACGAGGTTGCGGGGCTGGGCGAACGACTGCGCGTGCAGGACCTGTCCCGCATGTATGGCTCGCAAGGCGTGCTGCGGACCGTGGTCAACATGAAGGACCTCGGCCTGGGCTCCACCGATGATCGGATCAACTGGGACAAGACCCTCGAGACCTGGGGGCAGGAGACGGGCCATCGCTTCATGGCCTTTTTGGAGGTACGTGATCCGCGCACTGGCAGGGCCAGCGACCTCCTTCTCGGCCGGGACTGCGCCCACTTCGATTGGTTCGTGGACACCCGGGCCTCCGTGCAAGACGGGCTTGCCTGGGTCGACAACGCCAACGGCACGTTCACCTGGAACGAGCGGGCCAAGCGCTTCGGCCCTCTTGACCTCTACGGCATGGGCCTCATGCCCGCCGACGAGCTGCCCCCATTTTTTGCGATCGTCGACGTGCCCAATTACACGCGGCCGAGTTGTGAAGCCTACCAGCCAGGGCGCATTCCCACACAGAACACGGTCTCGGGCACCCGCCTCGATCTCACGAGCGACGATCTCATCGCCGCGAACGGCCCTCGTGAACCCGCAGCCTCGAGCGGGTACGTACGAGAGCTCCAGGTCGTGCTCACGCGGCCGAACGAAAGCGTGACGAGCGTGACCGCCGTAGGCCTTGCGCAGCGGATCGACAGGGCCCGCCTGTGGTGGGAGGACTGGGTGCGCGTGGCCAGCGGCAACCGCCTCGTGGTGTGTAGCCAGTCCACGCAGGATTGCGGCGACGCCCGTTCGGATGTGGTGGGCGTGGAGGTCGTCGAGCCGGCCGTTCCGCGCCTGGGCCCGGTGGCGTTCCGCATGGACCTCGCCAACACCGGCGCCCAGCCCGCCACCGGGTTGCGGGGCTGGATCGAGGTGCGGGCGGGAGACCGCCTGTATTCGTCCGGACTTCCCCGTGACCTCGAACCGCTGCCGGCGGGCGCGACCCGCTCCGAGACCTTCATGGTCGATCTGCCTGACATTCCCTGCGGCGCCGAAATGAGCGTGGTGGGTCGCACCCAGAGCGCGTTCCACTACGACCGCCGCCGGGTCTCGCGCCCCGTCGGGGTGAAGACCGTGTGGACCGAGGATTTCGAGAGCGAGGGGGGCTGGAGCGTAAACCCGGAGGGCACCGACACCGGGCAAGGGGCCACGTGGGAGCGCGGAAAGCCCGAGCTCAGTTTCGTCGTCAACCGACAGACGCAACCGGACGCGGCTCACAGTGGCGCTGGGGCCTTCAGCACAGGTCGCGTGCCTCCGGAAGCGGGCAGCACGGGAGGATTCGCCAAGCGGGGGCGGGTGACGCTGCAATCCCCCGTGTTGCCCTTGGCGGGCTTGCGCCAGCCAGCCCTGCGGTACTTCGTGACCTTTGCCGGCATGCGGTCGGTGGGCAGCGGCCAGATCGAGAGCAGCCCGCAGGCCTCCCTCTCCGTGTATGTCCGAGCGGTGGGTGACGCGCCCGACGCCGGCGCAGACTCTTCGTGGACCGAGATCGACCGGCTGAGCGACGCCATCTTCGTCGAGTGGCAGGAACGTGTGGTGGCCATGCCGCCTGCGCTCGCCGGGGCCTCCGCCTTGCAGCTGCGCTTCGTGGCCGCCGACGACCATGGGGATGGCCTGGGAGGCGTCGAGGCCGCCATCGACGACGTCTCGATGACCTCCGTCCTGCCGGGGTGCGAAACGCCGAACACGGTCGATGCGGGTGAGGGCCCGGCACTCGATGACGAAGGCGGTTGCGGATGCCACCTCGGGGGACGCACGAAGGAGCCCAGGCTTCTGACGTTCGGGTGCCTGCTGGCCTGGCTCGCGCGCCGCCGCCGGTCTACTTCTCCGCCGTCTCCGTGAGGATGTTGATGTGAGCGGCGCCCGCGCGCTTCGCAATCGACATCAGATCCACCGCCGAGCCCAGCGCCACGTTCTTGTCGCCCCGGATGAGCAAGACATCGGACTCCACGCTGGCAAAGGCCTGGCGCAATTCGGCCTCGAGATTCTCGGGAGCGATCTTCTTGTTGAAGAGGTAGATCTCGTTCGCCTTCGTGATGGTCAAGACGGGATCGGTGCGCCGTTTGGTCACGGGCCCTGCCGATTGGGATTTCGGCAACGAGACCTTGACGCCCGAGCGGGAGGCTTTCTCCGTCTCGACCATCGCGGTGGAGGTCACCATGAAGATGATGAGCAACACCAAGAACACGTCAGTGAGTGGCGTGATGTTGATCTCGGCGACGATGGACTCGCTCCCGCCGCCGTCATCGTCGACGGCGGCATCGTTCATGTTTACGCCCATGCCCATGATGGCGCCTTTCAGGCCGCGCTGTCGGCGGCGGCTTCAGTCTTGGTCGGCTTGATGGCCTCGGCAGGCGCGGGGCTCGTCTTCATCTCCCCGAGAGCCATGAGGAACTCTTCACAGAAGAGCTTGTACTGCACCCCAATGGCGCCCACGCGCGCCACGAAGTAGTTGTAAGCAATGACAGCATAGATCGCCACCATGAGGCCCGCCGCCGTGGCCACCAGCGCGGCCGCGATGCCGCCCGCAACCACCTTGAAGCCGCCCGTGCCCGCAGCCGCCATCGATTGGAAGGCCTTGAGGATACCCACCACGGTTCCGAACAGCCCCACGAAGGGTGCTGACGAGCCCACGGTTCCAAGGGCCCACAAATACCTCTTGAACTGCGAGGTCACGGCGAGCCTTTGCGACGTCACGACCGCGGCCGTTTTGTCGGGGTACTTCTTGTACGTCTTGAGCCCTTTGTCGAAGACCTCGGCCAACGGCTCGTTCGAGGTCTCGGAGAGCGCGACGGCCTTGGGCAAATCCTGGGCCTCGATGGCCGCGATCACCCGGTCCTTGAAGGCCTCGGATTTGGGCAGAACGTTCCACAGGCTGTAGAAGCGCTCGCAGATGACGGTCAAGCCGGCCAGGGACCAAAGCAGCAGCAGTCCGAGGATCAGCCATTCGTCGCGAATGAGATCGCGTAGAGTTTCCCAGGTCATTGATCGCCGCAAGCATAGCTCCAAACTGCGGGCGGGGCATGCACGCTGTACAATGCTGCGCCGATGGCCCGCGCTGCCGTGAATCCCGTCGCCGCTTTGCCCCGCACGCACATCAGTCTCGGTGGGGGCCTTGCTTCGTGCGAGGTGGTGTCCACGGTTGCCGAGTTGCTCGGGGTGGGGGCGCCTCTGTGGTGGGTCTTGGCACGTTTGCCGATGAGCACGCCCCTTCGTTTGGGGGCGGTGCTGTCCGCCACGCTGTGCCTGGCCTCCCTCCTGCGGCTCTTGGACGTGGCGCGTCCCCTTCTGGCCGTGCATGCCCGCCGTGTGCGGGGGGACGTGGTCCCTCCTGCGCTCGGTGACTCCGCCCAGCGCGCGCTCACACATTTGCCGGGGGAAACAGGGGTCATACGCTTCTGCGCCTGGGTCTTCGTCGTGCTCGTCACCCTTGGATGGGCGGTGGCGTTCAAGGCCTTGGGGCCGGGCGCGGCCTTACGCATCGCAGGCATGAGCGTGATTCACGCGGCGGGCGTGGCGGCGCTGCGGGCGCGGCTCTTCGAGGGCTGGCTGCGCCGGCGGCGACCGTGGTTGCTCCCCAACGTGGACGGCATGCGCGTCTACATGGTCGTCTACCGGCGCCGGCTGGCGCGGGCTGCCGTCCTGGTGCTTGCGGTCGGGCACGGGGTCTGGCTGTGGCTCACCGAGGCCACGGTGGGCGTGGGGGGCGCCGATCTGGGCGCGTGGGGTTGGCCGGCCCTGGCGGTGGCTCTCGTGTTCTGGGCCCGTTCGTTGCGTCGCCGCACCAGGGCCATCGAGGCGTATTTCGACCTCGTCTACCGCCGCCCGTCCACGAGAGGTCCTTCGCGAGACGAACCGGCCGCGGTGCCGGCATTCAAGGCTGCTCAGGGGCTGCCCTACCGCCTTTCGTCCTACCTGGTGATGAGTCTCGCCCTCACTTTTTTGGCGGCGGTGGCGCTCGGGCGGTGGTGGTTGCGCTTCGACGCGCAGGTGGCAGCCCGTTTGCTCATCGTGGGCGTGGTGGTGGTGCTTGCCGCCGGCGGCTTCACGCTGATGCTGCTGCGGCGAGTGATGAACCCCTACCTGCGCCATTTGGGCTCGCGACACCACTTGCCGCTTGGCACGATTCGCGCCCCCGTGGGGCTGGGGGGGCGGCTTGCCGTCGTGCTGGCGTCGTTTGGTGCCTGTCTGGCGGGTCCCTGGGTCTTGGTTCACGTGGCGCCCGGGCCCGCGAGCCTCTTGCCCGGGCTCGTGGGGCTGCTTTTGGCAACGGGCCTGGCCCTGCTCTTCGTACGCGACACCGTGGCGCCGCTCATCGCGCTCGAGCTGCGCTCCGAAGAGATGGCCCGCGGCGAGCTGGCGCGGCCCGTGTCGCCCGCGGGCGAAGCCGACGAGATCGGACGCCTCACCGTGGCCTTCGAGGAGATGCGGCGGGCGCTGCGCGATCGCCTGCGCTCCACCGAGTCGATCAACGTCGACCTCGAAAGGGAAGTGCGGCGCCGGACCGAAGCTCTCGAAAAGCGGAACACCGAGCTGGCGGAGGCGCTCGAGAAGCTACACCGCGCACAGGACGATCTCGTGCGCTCCGAGAAGCTGGCCTCCATGGGTCGGCTCGTGGCTGGCATCGCCCACGAGATCAACAACCCCGTCAACGCGGTCATCAACACACTCGAGCCGCTCACTGAGCAGCTGGACGAGATCGAGCGGGCCGCGGGCGCGGGCGACGTGCTGGCTTTGTCTCGCGACGCCAAGGACATGTTGGGGGTCATCCGGCGCGGAGCTGCGCGCACGCGCGCCATCGTCCGCGCGCTCCACAACTACTCGCGCGGTGACGACCAACAGTTCCGCAGCGTGGATCTGGGCCGGGTCGTCAACGACACGCTCGATCTGCTGCGCCACCAGCTCCGCGAGGTCGACGTGCACGTGGACGTGCCTTCACCCTGTGAGGTCTGGGCCGTCCCGGGGCAAATCGATCAGGTCGTCATGAACGTGGTGGTGAACGCCGCGCAGGCGCTCACGGGAAGAAAGGGACATATCTCCATTCGGGTCGTGCCCACGGACGATACCTGGGACCTTTTCATCGCGGATGATGGCCCGGGGATCCCGAAGGATGTGCTGCCCAAGATCTTTGATCCCTTCTTCACCACGAAGAACGTGGGTGAGGGCGCGGGGCTTGGCCTCTCGATCGTTCACGGCATCATCGAGCGGCACGGGGGAACCGTACGGGTGGACAGCGGCGACGAAGGCACCACGTTCGTGCTCAGTCTGCCTCTGCGGGCCCGGGACCCTTCGAGCGCCGCTGGCTGACCCTACGCCACGACCACGGAGCCAAGACCCCATTCGCCCATGAACGCCAGGACCCTCTGCTCCAGATCGCGACCCGCCCAGGCCAGGCTCGATTCAGGAACCCCCAAAAGCCGGGTGCCTTCCTGCAACACCGGCCCCAGCTCGGCGTCGTCGATCGGCCCCATGTCGAGCCCCGAACGCTCCACGAGCGCGTTGGCCAAACACACGAAGTTGCTGATGGCGTGGGGCTTCCAGGGGTCGTAGGCATAGGGCTCGGCGATGCAGTGGCGAATGGGTGAGGGGAATCCCCACTTCACGGCCATGAGTCGACCCACGGTGGTCTGCCCTCCCCGAATCACCCGAACCCAGTCGTCCTCGGGAAGCCACCGGTGCAGGCCCGTGCGCAAGAGGCGTCGTTCCGAGTCGAGCAGCAAGCACGCCATCACGGGTTTACCCAGGTCGTGCAGGAGCCCGCCCACGAACGCGCTCTCGGCCAGTTCGCCGTGGAGGCCGCCCGCGAACCCGGCAAGGTCCCGCGCCACCAGCGCGACGGCCACGGCGTGTTCCCAGATGCGTCGGCGCGCGCGGTTGATCCCGTCGTTTCGCGAAACGACGAGCCGTTCGCAACCCGCGTCGTCAATCACGATGCGAACGATGCGCGCGCCCAGCCGTTTGAGGGCACCCGCGATCGTGAGCACCGCGGTCCCGTCGGAGTACGACGGGCTATTGGCCACGCGAAGCAGCCGCGCCACCGCGAGCGGATCGGACTCGATCGCCCGGCCCACGGCGTCCGGATCGAAGGGGCTCTCGCCCAACGCGGATGCGGCCCTGCGAAGCACCCAGGGCAAGCCGGGCAGGGTCAGGTCGTCGTCGCTGACCCGCTTGAGGACCACTCGGCTCAACTCGGCGACGAGAGCGTCGGAGGCATTGTCCACGTTCGCCGATTGTATACGTGTTCCCGCAGCTCCGTAAGCGGCCGGGAAAAGACCGCCCGCTCGGCCAAGGGTGGACTCCGCGTGGTCGAAATCTGTCCCTCGACCAGGGCTGGGATTAACCTGCCCGCAACCTATCCGCGCCCTTAGCGCAGGAATTCCGGGGCCGTTGGCGATCCTTCGAGCGGGAAATTTGACGGCTCTGGGATCTGATTTAGTGTGTGAATGTAGGTCTAGTTCCTACCAATCAGCGTAAATAGAGGACCGTAATGGCTGCCAAGGGAAAGACATCCAACGCCCCGTCGCGGGGCCGTGCCAAAGAGCTGGCCGGCATCGGCCTGCTTGGGTTCGGTATTTTCTCCTTGATTTCAATGGTTTCCGAACAGGCCGGCGCTCGGGGCTTGATGGGCCCCGGAGGAGCCGCCACGGCCCGCATGCTCTACGCCCTGGCGGGGTTCGCCTCGTACCTGCTCGTCGGTGCTCTGCTGGTGCTGGCCGTGCGCAGCTTTCGCGGCCGATCCCTGTGGGCCGGCATCGCCGAGACAGTCGGAGCCCTTGGGCTGGTAGCGGGCCTGGCCGTGTTGCTTCACCTGCCCTTCGCCACGCGACATACGGCAGCCAGCGGGCCCGGGGGCCTGCTGGGCCAGTGGCTCGGCGAGATCCTCGCAAGCTTCATCGGCACCGTGGGCGCGGCCCTGGCCGCTGCGACCGTGCTTTTCGTATCGCTTACGTTCGTGTCCCGCCTGCGCGCGGAACACGCGCTCGGCTTCGTGGGCGCCGTTTCGCTCAAGAGCTTCGCTTTGGCCCGCGAGGCCGTGGGCGCTCTCGGTCGGTTGGTCGTCGAGATGTTCCCGCGCCGCGATCCGTCTGAAGACCTGGACGAGGACGAGGACGAGGACGAGGACGAGCCGGAGAGTGAGCCGCCGGCCCTCGCCGCCGTGGCCCCTGCCGAGCCACAAGGAAAAGGCCGCAAGCACAAGCGCTTGGCTGCCGTCGACCGCACCGACGCCTTCGAGAAGACTCTCGTGAGCTTTCCCGGCAAGCCCCTCGAAGACGACGAAAGCGAAGCCGTGCGTGTGGGCGCAGGGCCGAGACTCAAAGCGCCCCGCGAGCCCAAAGAGACCGCCAAGGGGCGCAAGCCGCGGGGCCGAGGCCCCGAGGCGAGCCCGGGAGCGGGCCTTCCCCAGGCGGCCGAGCGGGATGCGGGCGATGTGCGCCCGCCCCTGGCCGCGCGTGCCCCAGCGGCCGACCTCGACGTCGACGACGAGGACATCGAAGCCCAGTCGCCGCTCATCCGCAGTGCGGCGGAAGAAGAGGGAGGCGAAGACCTCGCCGCCCGGGACGACGACGCCCTCAAGCCCTCCGACATTCCCATCATCGTTGCGCCCGCGGTACGCCCGCCCGAACCCCCGAAGAAGCACGAAGGGCCAAGCTTCATCAAGCTCTCGGAGGGAGATTTTCGTCTGCCGTCCACGGAGCTCCTCGCCTATGAGCCTCCCAAGGGAGAGGTGCTCGATCGTCAGGCGCTTTACGAGATGGCGGAGCGGCTCGAGCAGGCTTTCTCGAACTACGGGGTCAAGGGCAAAGTCAAGGAGATCCACATGGGGCCCGTGGTCACCATGTACGAGTTTGCGCCCGCTCCTGGCACGCGCACCGGCAAGATCGCACGTCTCGAGGACGACCTGGCCATGGCGCTCGAAGCTCAGGCGGTGCGCATCGTGGCCCCCATCCCCGGCAAAGCCGTGGTGGGCGTCGAGGTGCCGAACAAGCTGCGCGAGACGGTCTACCTCAAGGAGATTCTCGAGGATCGCTGCTTCACGGACGCGGGCAGCAAGCTGCAGGTCTGCCTCGGCAAGGACATCAAGGGCAGCCCTGTCAGCGTGAACCTGGCGAAGATGCCGCACCTCCTCGTGGCGGGCACCACCGGCTCGGGCAAGTCGGTGGCGGTCAACTCCATGATCACGAGTATGCTTTACAACGCCTCTCCCGAGGAGGTGCGCTTCATCATGGTGGATCCCAAGATGCTCGAGCTCTCGATCTACGAGGGCATCCCGCACCTGCTGCTGCCCGTCGTGACCGATCCCACCAAGGCGAACCTGGCCCTGCGCTGGGCGGTGGAGGAGATGGAGCGCCGCTACGAGCTGCTCGCCAAGACCGGCGTGCGCGACATCGCCGGCTTCAACGTCAAGGTCGAAAAGCACCTGTCCGACAAGAGCCGTCAGATGGCCGAAGCCAAGGCCGCGGCCGAGGCTGCAGGAGATGCCGCTCAGGTGTTCGACACGGCCGGTGTCATCGACCTCGCCTTGGCAGAAGACGAGTCGGCCCGGCAGGCGGCCACGACCGAAGACGACCTGAAGGCGAAGCTGCCCTACATCGTCATCGTCATCGACGAGTTCGCTGACCTCATGATGGTCGCGCCGAAAGACGTCGAGACCTCGGTGGCGCGCATCGCGCAGAAGGCGCGCGCGGCCGGTCTGCACCTCATCCTCGCCACCCAGCGCCCCTCTGTGGACGTGATCACGGGCCTCATCAAGGCAAACTTCCCAAGTCGCATCGCTCTGCAGGTGGCCTCGCGGATCGATTCTCGCACCATCCTCGACCAGCCCGGCGCCGAAACGCTACTGGGCAACGGCGACATGTTGTTCTCGGACCGCGGCACGAAGTTGCGCCGCGTGCACGGTGCCTTCCTGTCGGACCAGGAGGTGCACGACGTTGTGCACTTCCTGACCAAGCAGGCCAAGCCGGTGTACGACATGGACATCCTCAAGCCGCGTGATGAAGAGGGGGCCGAGGACGGCGGCGCGCCGCGAGAGAACGACTTTTCCGATCCCCTCTACGATCAAGCCGTCGCGATTGTGTGCGACACACGCCAGGCCTCGGTCAGCTTCATCCAGCGCCGGCTGCAGATTGGGTACAACCGCGCCGCGCGGATGGTGGAACAGATGGAGCGGGACGGAATCGTGGGTCCGGCCAATGGGATGAAACCTCGCGACATCCTGGCGCCGGGGGGCGACTACCTGGCAGCGCCCTGAACGGGCCTCCGTGAACGAATCCGCGCGGCCGCCCGTCCAAACTCTCGAGAGGGCGGCGGGGAAGGGCAGCTTTCGCTAGGATGGGTTCACATGGTTTCGTCTGCAATCTACACGTCGTCACTCTGCGCGTGGCTGTCACTGGCGGCCGCAAGTCCCGTCAGCGCTTTTGGCCCGGGGCCTTCGGGCGGGTCGGCGGCGGCCGTGCGCTCCGCCCAAGATGCGCCTCGCGGGGCGGCGGCGTCCCGGGCGCAGGGCAAAGCGGTCGCTGCGAACGCGCCCTCCGAAGCCACGCCCAGGGACGACGGCCTGCCACTTGCCGACGTGATCGCACGCGTGCAAAGACACTACGACGGCACGCAGAGCTACCGGGCGTCCTTCGAACAAGCGCAGCTGAACGCCACGTTCGGCCGCACCACCCGCTCCTCGGGTGAGGTCACCTTCAAGAAGCCAGGGCGCATGCGCTGGGACTACACGTCACCCGAAAAAAAGACTTTCGTATCGAACGGTGACGTGCTGTGGCTTTACGAGCCAGAAGACAAGCAAGCCTTCAAGCAGGATCTCAAGAGCTCGCAGCTGCCCGCGGCGCTCGCGTTTCTGATGGGCAAGGGCAAGTTGTCGGATCAATTCGATGTCGAGTTCGCACCCCAGCTCACGTATGGGCGTCCCGGCGATTACCGTCTGTCACTCAAACCCAAGCAGGCGCAGTCGTCCTACAAGGCCATCTTCTTCATCGTGGATCCGCAGAGCTTCCACGTGCGGCAGACGGTCTTGGTAGACTCCCAGGGCAACATCAACGACGTGACCTTCAAGGACATGGTTCGCAACCCGAAGCTCTCCGATGCCACGTTTCAGTGGAAAGCGCCGGCAGGCGTTCGCGTGATCGACGCTGGCAAAGCTCGCCCCTGAGCTTCGGGCGTCATCTGGAGGGATGCGGTGCCCGCCCGATGACCACGAACTCGTTGTGAGGAAAGATGCGGCCCACCGCGCTCGGAAAGGGAAACGAGCGGTGTCCTTCCACGGGCACACCGGCTGCGGCACAGAGGCGCAGCAGCTTCGGAATGTCGAAGTACTCCACGTGGGTGGCGTCCGACGCGAACCCGGCTACCTGCGGCGCAATCAACACCACACGCCCCGCGGGCTTCACGAAAGGCAGATAGGCCGCGAGCAGCTCGCGCGCTTGCGAGAAGGTCATGTGCTCCACCACGTGCGCCAGGAGCAGGCTGTCGAACAGGTGGGGCCGGGCGTGGCGCGAGGCCAGAAAGTCCCGAGGAACGTAAGCCTCGAGCCCGCGGAGGCGACAAAGTTCCACGGCGCGGGGGCTGAGGTCGACGCCCACACCGTGGCCCCCCGCATTCGCGAGACTACGACCGACGCCACACCCCACGTCCAGAACGAACCCCAGCTCCAGTCGGCGCAGGTACCACCGATAGGGCCGCTGCACGTCGAGCAGCCGCTTCCACCACATCGTCTCGAGCCGGGCGAGTCGATCGGCGTAGTCATCGGGGGGATGCGGGGCGATGGCCATGGGAAAGAACGGGGCTCTACACCCTGACGGCAAGCCCGCAGGCCGTCAACCTGGCGCGCCCGGGAGAACCGCGTCCCCACGCCTGTGGGCCGGGTGTCGCGCTCATGCCGTTTTACGCGGGCGGCGGGGAGCGCGTCCGTTATGCTTCGCGCGACATGCAAGGGGCACTCACGAAGAAAGGGCGGGGCTGGTTTCGTCGCACCCTGCTGCAAATCCAGATCGGCGCCGTGCTCGGCCTCTTGGGCTGGACCCTGCTCGGCGCCTCGCTGCTCGGCTGGTGGTACACGCCGCCCGCGGGAGAGGCCATGTCCTGCGCTCCCACGGTGCGCCAGGCCCTGCAAGACTTCGCGCGCTACCAGGCCATCGCTGCAGGCGTGGGCGCTGTCGTCGTGATCGTCGTGGGCACGCTCGTGCGCCGCAGTCGTGTCGCGCCCGCGCCCGATGTCCCGGCACCTCCGGCAGCCGCCTCCTGAAACGACGAAACCCCGGTGCCGAACGCACCGGGGTCGTCAATCACGCCGGGGACTTGGCTCAGCCGAGGTTTGAAGCGGCGAAGTCCCAGTTGATGAGGTGCTTGCAGAACGTGTCGACGTAGTTCGGCCGCGCGTTGCGGTAGTCGACATAGTAGGCATGCTCCCAGACGTCGCACGTCAAGAGCGCCTTTTCTCCCGTGCGGAGCGGCGTCTCGGCGTTGGCCGTCTTCATGACCTTGAGCTTTCCGTCGGCCTCGACGAGCCAAGCCCAGCCCGAGCCGAACTGCGTCTTTGCGGCCTCACTGAACTGCTGGAGGAACGCGTCGACCGAGCCGAAGTCACGGACCAGGGCATCGGCCAGCTTGCCGGTAGGTTGCCCGCCGCCGTTGGGTTTCATGCTGTTCCAGTAAAACGTGTGGTTCCACACCTGAGCGGCGTTGTTGAAGACGCCACCCTCACTGGTCTTGACGATCTCCTCGAGGGACTTCGAGGATTCGGGCTTGCCCTCGAGCAGCTTGTTCAGGTTCGTAACGTAGGCCTGGTGATGCTTGCCGTAGTGAAACTCGATGGTTTCGGCGCTGATGTGGGGCGCCAGGGCGTCTTTCGCCCAGGGCAGTGCAGGTAGCTCGAATGCCATGGTGCTTGTCCTCTCCGTCTGAGGGTTTTCCGTGTGCGTTTTGACGCGGTGGCGGAGCATACCAGTCGAGGCCCTCTTGTCACCGCTGGCGTCCCTGGCGCCCGCGCGGTCTGGTGCGGGTTCGCGCGTGCCTCTTTCGCGAAACCATTCATCGGTTATAGTCATCCCAACTGACG encodes the following:
- a CDS encoding superoxide dismutase [Fe] (SodB; iron binding; present under aerobic and anaerobic conditions; destroys free radicals), coding for MAFELPALPWAKDALAPHISAETIEFHYGKHHQAYVTNLNKLLEGKPESSKSLEEIVKTSEGGVFNNAAQVWNHTFYWNSMKPNGGGQPTGKLADALVRDFGSVDAFLQQFSEAAKTQFGSGWAWLVEADGKLKVMKTANAETPLRTGEKALLTCDVWEHAYYVDYRNARPNYVDTFCKHLINWDFAASNLG